One Antennarius striatus isolate MH-2024 chromosome 17, ASM4005453v1, whole genome shotgun sequence genomic window carries:
- the LOC137610493 gene encoding TMF-regulated nuclear protein 1-like: MKGRQRKSHAQDEDTAEDAAAAVENKDPHPDLLPPDSPSPSSSSPSLPPLAMPSSTSASALLALASPATRRSISMGDFRRVTGALLSRSDPPSTSATAPSSKLVTPSSSMEFEAARRRLLEVEERQRVIREMERRLEELREVFVRSEQEVVVHGELVSRMSGGVQQGEIYVAENSQRLKKGLRFKKHRPTIVFSSMLGLRTCLPWPVKLK; the protein is encoded by the coding sequence ATGAAGGGACGACAAAGAAAATCGCATGCCCAGGATGAGGACACAGCAGAGGACGCGGCAGCAGCGGTGGAGAATAAGGACCCACATCCTGATCTCCTCCCACCGGATTCACCttctccatcatcatcttctccctctctccctccattaGCCATGCCATCCTCTACATCTGCTTCTGCCCTCCTGGCTCTGGCTTCTCCGGCCACCAGGCGGTCCATATCTATGGGAGACTTCCGGAGGGTCACGGGGGCTCTGTTGTCCCGCTCGGACCCACCGTCCACCTCTGCCACTGCCCCGTCCTCCAAGCTGGTCACCCCCAGCTCCAGCATGGAGTTCGAGGCGGCTCGGCGCCGCCTCCTGGAGGTAGAGGAGCGTCAGCgggtcatcagagagatggagcGACGGCTGGAGGAGCTCAGGGAGGTGTTTGTGCGCTCAGAGCAGGAGGTGGTGGTTCATGGGGAACTGGTGTCACGGATGTCTGGTGGTGTGCAGCAGGGGGAGATTTACGTGGCTGAGAACAGCCAGCGACTGAAGAAAGGCCTGAGGTTCAAGAAACATCGACCGACAATCGTCTTCTCCTCCATGCTGGGTCTCCGCACGTGCCTCCCCTGGCCTGTGAAGCTCAAATAG